One Ostrea edulis chromosome 6, xbOstEdul1.1, whole genome shotgun sequence genomic window, ATTATGTTAATCCAGGAGCCCAGTGTGGGAAGTCAAACGTCAAGATCATTGTAAGGATTCGGAAACCAAGTATAGGGATCCAGAAACTCTTGGTATTGATCCAGTTATCCATTATCCGTGTGATGCTCATTTATTACATCTGAAGTTCACCAACTTTATACAGAAAGCGATTTGATAACTTCAACTACGTACTGGGTCCAATGAAATGGAATCTCGTGTATATTGACTGGAGGACACCACTTATGAGACAAAGGAACTAAACAATGTGCAATATGGACAATTTCAACACAATTAAAACTGAGTTTTGTTCAAATCTCAAGTTCAATGTCGTATAAAGCttgtaaatcaaattttgaaactTAAGAGAAAAGAAATTCTGCTTCAAACCAGATAACTACATACACTGCTGAATTCTTGTGCTTTTcgaattttgtttttgtttcttttgacGTTCTCTTTCACGTATTTTGTTGATTAGTTCACTATTGTACTTGTAATTGTAGGTCAAGTCCATTGGTCATTTGGGATccagaattcaaaattattgatcCGATTACCCAGAGTGTGGAGACTGGTCACAATAAGGTTACAGTGAGTGTAAGTCAATTCTGAGTACCGATGTAAACAATTGTGTCACCCAAATTCGCATAAGCAAGTTATGTCAGTAATGTACTAGATAAATGTGAATTATCTGTTGATTGCATTGTACAACTTAGTAAAGTGAGAATGTCTCAAGAGAGTTTGAATGATTTGATAGCTGCTGGTAAAGAACTAGGTTATGTAGGAGAAGATTTACAAAAGTATGTTAGTGAACAGCAGACACTACAGCGGGAAGAGAGAGCAGCAGCCAGGCAGATCGAGAAAGAAGAACGCGACTTCAAGTTAGAAATGGAACGTATGGTTCAGGAACTCAAATTTAAGGAAATGTCGGACAATCTCGAACTAAGTAGGgcagaaatacgaaatcagGAAAGAGTGAGTGATGGTTCATTCAAGCCTGGTATGCCCAAAATCCCTCCATTTGACGAGACAAAGGATGAAATAGATAGCTTCTTACGGCGATTCGAACGGTATGCATTGACTATGAAATGGGACAAATCTATGTGGGCAACTCCTTTGAGTGCTTTGTTGAAGGGCAGAGCTTTAGATGTATTTTCTTTAATGCCCGTTCGTCAAGCAAGTGATTATGATGGTCTCAAAGCGGCATTGTTACGGAGATATGATATGACAGAGGATGGGTTCAAACGAAAGTTTCGTGCATGTCGCCCTGAGATTGGTGAAAGCTTCTCTCAGTTCTCAGTAAGATTAGCTTCATATTTAACACGCTGGATAGAAATGTCAAAAATTTCTGAAACGTTTGAGGATctttttgatttgatacttAGAGATCAGATTTTGCATGTTTGTAATTATGACTTGTTGGTGTTTCTAAAGCAGAATGTTCCTCGGACAGCAGAAGAACTTTGTAGGCTCGCTGATCAATTTAAGGAAGCACGAAATACATCTGCTACAAATTTGTGCTCAAAGGTAATCAAGAAACCTAGTGAGGAAGGTAAGCCTAAGACACATGAGAAGTCTAAGGAAGTTCATAAACAGCCCCAAGCACAAAAAGAAAAGTCTAAGTATGTCCCCTTCACAGAGAGGAAATGTTACTTATGTAACAAACAAGGTCATATTGCATCACAATGTCATAGATCTCGTGAAAAAGGTAAGATGTCCAGTACAGTAGTTTCGGGTGCTGATGATTCGTCGAGATACACTCCAGAACATTGTAGCGCACTAATTGTCAGTCAAAATGCGTCGTCTTTGTACTCCCAGGTAAGTGACAAGAGCACAATTTTATCATCTGCATGCCACACGACTCAGAAGCCCATGCCACTTTCAGCTGGCTATGTTGATGGCCAACCAGTGACCTTGTTGCGAGATTCAGGGTGTCGAAATATTGTTGTCAGGAGAAGTTTAGTAAAAGAGGAGAAATTAACAGGCAAGTATGAAACTTGTATTTTGGCGGATAGTACGAAGAGAACAGTTCCGGTTGCAAAGGTTCATATTGATACTCCCTACGTAACAGGTGAATTCGAAGTATGGTGTATGGACAACCCAGTATTTGATTTGATTATAGGGGAGGTAAGCAATGCTAGAAAACCTCATGAACCAAATCCCGAGTGGAAGCCAAAGAGTTTGCTAGTAGTTGAGACTCGACAACAACTCAAGGATAAGAAGAAACCATACAAACCTCTTAAGGTTCCAGATATTGTCAAAGAGGACATAAAGCCTGATGACCTGAAGTGCGAACAGCAGAAAGACGCAACTCTCGAAAAAGCACGAAAGTATGCCCAAGAGGGTAGGACGTCATGCGAAGGGAAGGTAAGGTGGTTTACAAATAGAGGCTTATTATATCGGGAGTATAAGTCATCCGAGAAAGACGGAGGGAAGACGTTTTCTCAACTAATTGTCCCTTCAAAGTACCGAGATACGGTCATGAAGTTAGCACACGAATCAATCATGTCAGGGCATCTAGCTGTCAGCAGGACAACAGCCAGAATTCAGTCAGAGTTCTACTGGCCAGGTATCAATTCAGATATTAGACGATTTGTACAGTCCTGTGATGTGTGTCAGAGAACGATATCAAAAGGTAAAGTCAGCAAAGTCCCTTTAGACAAGATGCCATTGATAGATGAGCCATTCAAGAGGGTAGCTGTAGACATTGTTGGCCCATTACATCCTCCAACGGACAAAGGTAATCGTTTCATACTAACACTAGTCGATTATGCCACAAGATATCCAGAAGCGATTGCTTTGTCAGGAATAGATACGGAGCGTGTAGCTGAGGCTTTATTGGAAATGTTCTCCCGTATTGGAATTCCACAGGAGATACTCACTGATATGGGTAGCCAATTCACATCAGGTCTAATGATGGAAGTTAGTAGGCTCATTTCGATGAAGCAACTTACAACTACGCCCTACCACCCGATGTGCAATGGTCTCGTAGAACGTTTTAATGGCACACTTAAACAGATGCTGAAGAGAATGTGTTCGGAGCGACCAAAGGATTGGGACAAATATTTACCCGCCATTCTTTTCGCCTATCGTGAGGTACCACAGGAAAGTTTGGGTTTCTCGCCATTTGAGTTAGTTTATGGTCGTACAATTAGAGGACCCATGGCAATCTTGAAAGAACTCTGGACAAACGATATAAAGGATCAAGAGGTAAAATCTACTTATCAGTACGTGTTTGATCTCAGAGATCGACTGGAGTCAACCTGTGAGTTAGCACATCAGAATCTTGAAAGGGCGTCAAGGAGACACAAGACATATTTTGACAAGAAAGCTAGAATTTGCAATATGAAGCCAGGTGAGAGAGCTTTGGTACTTCTTCCAACAGAGAGTAATAAGCTTCTTATGCAATGGAAAGGTCCGtacaaaatagtgaaaaaagtGGGAAATGTAGATTACATGTTGGATGTGAATGGAACTGTAAAGACTTACCATGCAAATTTGCTTAAGAAGTATGTAGATCGTGTAGAGCCAGAGGTAAGTTTTCTTATGTCCATTGTGACCTCAGAAGAAACTGACAATTCAGATTCCGAAGATGATCAGGAAGTATATGTTGAGGTAAGCAATAGTGTAGAGAGTTACAAGGATGTAGATATCAACAATGATCTTGATGAGGAAGAAATACAAACCCTGAAAGGACTCTTTAGGAGCTTCGGGGATGTTTTCACTGAGAAGCCAGGGGATACACATATGATTCAACACGATATTCGTATCACTACAGACAAACCTGTACGAGTAAGTCCAAGACGTATCCCATTTGCAATGGAAGAAACCGTAAAGGAAGAGGTAAGCAAGATGTTAGACATGGGTGTTATAGAGTTGTCAGACAGTCCATATTCCTCTCCAATAGTCTTGGTAGTTAAGAAGGACAACACATTTAGGTTCTGTGTTGATTTTAGGAAACTTAATAGTATCACTGTGTTCGACGCAGAGCCTATGCCAGATGTAGATGCTATGTTTGCAAAATTGTCGGGACACAAATTCTTTTCCAGGCTAGATCTGTCAAAAGGGTATTGGCAAGTACCTCTTACACAATCTTCCCGTTCTCTCACAGCTTTTCAAACTCCTTTGGGGCTATTTCAGTTCACTAAAATGCCATTTGGGTTAGTTACAGCTCCTGCAACGTTTTGTCGCCTTATGCGCGAAGTTCTCCATAATATCACAAATGTGGATAATTTTATAGATGATATTTTGGTATACACTCAGACATTTGAGCAGCATGTCCAAGTACTCTCCGAGGTTTTGAGGCGACTTCGGGAAGCTAACCTTACAGCCAGACCAACGAAGTGCTCAGCCGGTTATCGGAAGCTTGAGTGTTTAGGGCACATAATCGGAGACGGTAAGGTACAACCACATCCTGATAAGGTATCAGCGATACTGACAGCAAACCGCCCTGAAACCAAAAAGCAGTTACGATCGTTTTTTGGGTTGGTGAACTTTTATCGAAAGTTCATTCCAAACTTTGCCCATATTGCTCTCCCTTTAACCTTTAATTAcaaaatgagaaattcaaacacattgattgaagtaataaaattggtattttattttcatttagaaatgtttactgattttgatatatcaaaaacttagaataatcaacaatgacacttcctctatatttatgcaatattattgtttttaaaaaagacatgtaatacatgagtacatgtgcttgttttccattaaattcacactttagtatgttgcacaatatatccattgctctGGGCTAACAAATACATTATTAATTCTATCCAAGTCCCACATtttgcagaagttcttgaattttctctgtaacctgtaaagttgtggggtccaggggatatgacatcaATGTAAAAGAAGTACctgttaaaggacacatatcgtgttttcaaagtatacaaaattatatgcattttgtcttccttatgctatatattctgtatattcaaatattgaaaaaaaaaagatgaatatctaatatactaagaattgtctttataaatgtctggtgttaaaatgaaaaattccatCTTACTAAGACAGAAAATAGTGTacctttcttgctgattttcatggcaaattgctgttgaagttgttggctcgaagcccatttcaacttgcactggtccttaggatgatgcttagaaaaaaaatcatcataattaataattgcacagtcagtattaatcattaattatactgtgtcagacaatgtcaattttaaaattatgtgtctcaatgcatgttcagtgaactttaaaatgctgatatatagaaaattacacacataacatgtattttattatgttaatttttaaaatcttgtccgaaatcagtattacatatgtaacactacatgtatgttaaatgtgtgcagtgcagcaatgtgaactcttgcagtagtagtacatctgcatggttgttatttatttcatattgttatagctaccttctatttaaactgtacataccccCACCCCTGGGTCCTTAATGGGGTGAATAAACATAATTATCATattgcaatatgagatgacagatatgtcttcataaactgccagttcattctaataatatcaaaacaaatcaactctagatttatcagacctgtctcctttacggagtgtgggtcaagagaaggacatacatatcttattttcatacaatacatatatttgcctatgaggggggcttgtgattttacaaatatttcaaataaagttttgtagacctacatgcttgtatgaaacatgaaaccccagatttgaaatatctcttgGTCAATGACATTTCAAGATACTATAAGTACTATCAtatataacaaatataattttagtGCAACCCCCCCACCCCTACCCCCATCAAACTTGTGagagccctattttttttttcaaatctggcaTATACATGACATCCATTTATTACATGcgcatgtaggagttatattttgggcacatataaatgcacaaaaaatgaaacagctccAAGTTGTGCGTTTATAAATGTTAttaaaatcgcgttgtgaaatagcagaggaaaagtgggttgaaatacaaattcatttttttttcacttaccatacgaaattatgatttcgttgtctACATTGAATGCATCCATCGGATTCCCcttctcagaagaaactttatttaaactctcaatgactacataaacagtattgaaactcgcagTACTCGGACATAACgatcacgctacatcaacaactttgttaaCGTAGTTAGCGCAGCTATGCATGGTGGTGAAtttcgtgaggtaaaaagtgccactctgcacggacgaaacatttaGTCCACTATTATTACTTTGACGTATTCCTAATATAAACTGTAAAACTATGGCCAAATTTCTCtatctttcgtcgagacgaccctctcaatcatcgagtcagtcacagcaacaacttgtactttcggaacccctttttgtttttcaactactctatgACGGTGTACGGAACtccgaaaaataatttcacgtgaaaatacacgatttttactgatcacgtggttgctatccgtctctaccttaaaggtcataggagacggtttttaacaatatgttttctctccataattatcaactttgtttcatagactcctcataaaaatactttttaaagattaaaaacgatattaactcgaagaaattgaagtgcaaaggtagtcggaatagaaaatcgttacaCGATTATAGttcctgatttcctgaatttgtgacgtcataagagaccacactcagatttgcgaatcaaaacaaaagcacatcCATAGACGATTTTTTCGCAACTGGAGGAGTTTTTGAATGGGGAACCATAGTTTGTTATAcaaggatatcactttgaactcataattaatgtaaATACCAGCCACATCGacgatttttcatcggaggacAAACAAGAAGATCGATCAAGA contains:
- the LOC125654613 gene encoding uncharacterized protein LOC125654613, which encodes MSQESLNDLIAAGKELGYVGEDLQKYVSEQQTLQREERAAARQIEKEERDFKLEMERMVQELKFKEMSDNLELSRAEIRNQERVSDGSFKPGMPKIPPFDETKDEIDSFLRRFERYALTMKWDKSMWATPLSALLKGRALDVFSLMPVRQASDYDGLKAALLRRYDMTEDGFKRKFRACRPEIGESFSQFSVRLASYLTRWIEMSKISETFEDLFDLILRDQILHVCNYDLLVFLKQNVPRTAEELCRLADQFKEARNTSATNLCSKVIKKPSEEGKPKTHEKSKEVHKQPQAQKEKSKYVPFTERKCYLCNKQGHIASQCHRSREKGKMSSTVVSGADDSSRYTPEHCSALIVSQNASSLYSQVSDKSTILSSACHTTQKPMPLSAGYVDGQPVTLLRDSGCRNIVVRRSLVKEEKLTGKYETCILADSTKRTVPVAKVHIDTPYVTGEFEVWCMDNPVFDLIIGEVSNARKPHEPNPEWKPKSLLVVETRQQLKDKKKPYKPLKVPDIVKEDIKPDDLKCEQQKDATLEKARKYAQEGRTSCEGKVRWFTNRGLLYREYKSSEKDGGKTFSQLIVPSKYRDTVMKLAHESIMSGHLAVSRTTARIQSEFYWPGINSDIRRFVQSCDVCQRTISKGKVSKVPLDKMPLIDEPFKRVAVDIVGPLHPPTDKGNRFILTLVDYATRYPEAIALSGIDTERVAEALLEMFSRIGIPQEILTDMGSQFTSGLMMEVSRLISMKQLTTTPYHPMCNGLVERFNGTLKQMLKRMCSERPKDWDKYLPAILFAYREVPQESLGFSPFELVYGRTIRGPMAILKELWTNDIKDQEVKSTYQYVFDLRDRLESTCELAHQNLERASRRHKTYFDKKARICNMKPGERALVLLPTESNKLLMQWKGPYKIVKKVGNVDYMLDVNGTVKTYHANLLKKYVDRVEPEVSFLMSIVTSEETDNSDSEDDQEVYVEVSNSVESYKDVDINNDLDEEEIQTLKGLFRSFGDVFTEKPGDTHMIQHDIRITTDKPVRVSPRRIPFAMEETVKEEVSKMLDMGVIELSDSPYSSPIVLVVKKDNTFRFCVDFRKLNSITVFDAEPMPDVDAMFAKLSGHKFFSRLDLSKGYWQVPLTQSSRSLTAFQTPLGLFQFTKMPFGLVTAPATFCRLMREVLHNITNVDNFIDDILVYTQTFEQHVQVLSEVLRRLREANLTARPTKCSAGYRKLECLGHIIGDVLVVHNTSMLSVLLVQAVVSRYLLVGTVIRAPEAVCQTGRTRDDSPDTTPPPPLFSLKDGETGLTSNQGGRDTPPRRDLSENAGTETSTRCGTGIPCDPHPLNF